Genomic window (Arcobacter aquimarinus):
TAAATCATCAAAAGTAAACTCTTTTTTTAGCACTTTTTGTGGTGCAAAAATAGGATTTAGATTTATAAATGTGATTTGATTTTCACTTGTATATTTTTCTAATCTTCTATTTAACTCTTCAATTTTTGCATTAAAATCTGCTTTTCTTGCTTCTCCAACATATAAAGTTGCTTGAATATTAACTTTTATATTTTTATCTTTAAATATTTTGATTATTTTTAAATAGTTATTATAAACCTCATCAACTTCTTTCCCTCTCATAATATCATTTACACCTATCATGATAAAAACTTGTTGAATATTTGAAGAGATAGAATCAAGTCTTTCTAAGACTCCACTTGTTGTATCTCCACTGATTCCCCTATTTTGAACTTTGTCATTATTTAAAAGTTCATTCCATAAACCCTCATCTGTTATTGAATCACCTAACATCATAGTCGTATATTTTTCATTCATAGCTAAAACCTCAAATTGACTTTTTTTATGTTTATAATATGGGTTATTTTGTATTTTCCATTCAACTACTTCTTGCTTTTCTGTAAAATTACATCCACTTAATAAAACTGCAAATAAAAGACCTGATAATATTTTTGTTCTCATTTTATACTCCTAAAAAACTCTCTATTTTTTTTGTAACTTTTAACTTTTTCAATCCATTTATAGAAGCAAAACATAAAGCTGCTCCACAACCAACACCCTCTTTTGCTTCACCTTCATCATAAAGTTTTAAAGCAGGATGAAAAGACTCAGCAAAATCAAAATCACTAGCATAAGCATTTATAGGAAAATCTAATTGCTCTAAAAGTGCTTTAATATTTGAATTTTTATCTTTATTTATCCATTTTGTTGTACATAATGCTATGTTTGAAGAGTCA
Coding sequences:
- a CDS encoding GDSL-type esterase/lipase family protein, coding for MRTKILSGLLFAVLLSGCNFTEKQEVVEWKIQNNPYYKHKKSQFEVLAMNEKYTTMMLGDSITDEGLWNELLNNDKVQNRGISGDTTSGVLERLDSISSNIQQVFIMIGVNDIMRGKEVDEVYNNYLKIIKIFKDKNIKVNIQATLYVGEARKADFNAKIEELNRRLEKYTSENQITFINLNPIFAPQKVLKKEFTFDDLHLNGTAYKLWANEIKKYF